Within the Pieris napi chromosome 10, ilPieNapi1.2, whole genome shotgun sequence genome, the region TGGGCACACCAACTAATGATGTTATCTGTTGTGGTGTTGTTTCCTTATTTGACATCATGCCTAAACCACACTGACCAAAACTATTTGCACCCCAGGTATATAATTCACCATCTGAAATGTTTATGAATTCAATGTACTACAGTGTATTGCTTCTTGTACAAGATATACAAagcaatgtttttaaatacacatgTACATGTTTTCTAACCGTTACATAAATAACTTAAGAATCCAAACAACTGTATAGAAACCTGCTCAATTAGgtcaatattattatgaaatattacaatGAGACATCCTAAAAAACTACAATTTGATTTAGCATAACTTATGAACAATTtgacagatttaattaaatttgcctTAAAAGTTTTCAAAACCCGTAACACTTTTTAACAAACTTTGCGTGGATTATTTATAGCTAATATaggaaaaatataatcaaaggtctcaataaattttaaacaagttgtttgacacttaatattttgaaagtgTAGTAAGTTTTAGGGAGTGCACCTATTTCATAGCCTGCCTGTGTCAATTACCACCCAACCAACCAACAACATTTGGCCTGCTTTATGGCAATATAACATAGATTTGTgtgttatttctttaattattatactatttattgctgttattttcttttttgtgtagtataactgtaaatatttagtgaaaataaatacataatgtatCAAGGTTTCCATGTAAAAATTGTGAAATTATACCAGAAATAAAGATTCAAAATCCCTATCCCTAATTATTATAGCAAACTTGGCTATACTGTATTTGTATGTAAggctattaaataaataaatgcttaaTATATCGCACCTCCGCTCAAATAACGTCACAACTCCAAAAACTACATTTTTCAGGAAAGACATTTAAAGTTTACCCAACttaatttgtttagtttttggatcataattaaaaagggAACTATTTTAGAAGAAAACTTTCTTCACCGagttataatgtttttttaagctctataaattcatattattagtaatctgAAAATCCtgaaaaaaacattgaaataatCTGGGTTGTGACActatatgtacaaaaaatacaaagttttattataatttgtttattataatgacacaagtatttttaacttgtaatgaaatacaatataatattctttaatataaCGTGTATTACACACATATTAGACTTTGAAAtgcctttttatataaagacaattaaattttcaaacttataactgaaaaaaaaacaactttctatcaaaattaaataatctatgTACTTCAAAACGATCaacagtttaattaaaacgagGGTAGTACACCTCTATAgcattgaaaaaataaatcaaattaaggaacttataatttacaacgtcttaactgaaaaataaacaattcacACTCTatcactataatatataaacactctatgaaaattaaataatctagGTATTtcaatacttatttaaaatcacaatTTGTAACAGTAAGTCTAAAAATGAACttctatcaaaataaaatactttaagtaCTTATAACAATCAGCTGTGCAATAACACGAGAGTAGacagtgtaataaaaaataattaaacttataaactattataaaagttGGCATAAAAACTAGGAATGTGGTTGTTAAGAAGTAATGTCATTAAGTCATTCTTTTTCCGTTCCTTAATCTCTATTTTAGCAGCATAAACTTGCTTTAGATCAggaactattatttttttatttcgagaAAGTAAATTAGTTTCAGACCATTCAATGTCAGTGTACGACGTTttgtactttaaaatatttggtgCGGCTTTGGTAATCATCATCATTTTAACTTCAGAAATCTTTAGCTTATTTAAAGTAGTAATACCTAGATCACTAactaatctttttaaattaataaaatcggtGTGTGATAGTTCATTAACTCTTAGTGGTTCCCCAGTTTTCTTAGcctctttaattatttgtacgtACTGACTTGGCACGTAAATTGGACCAGTTTTCAAGGAACGTTTTATTTGCTTTTCGATTACCGAATGTATGGCATCACCTTCGTTTTGCGTATGTCCGGCtatcaaaaatttatgagtaatagaatttaaattactaaactTCAATATTGCATACATGTACAATCCaacaataaacttatttttgttttggccGCAACAGTTATCcgaataaaaaactatatcaGCTAGTTGGTCACCCTCGTAATCATGCAattctttttctatatatttaagcAAACAGCTACCAATCTCATCTGAACCCCGATTACCCTGACCCTCGTGCCAAAAATAACAATCGGTAATACTGTTATTTACAATAGTGTCTCCATTGTAACTATCGTCTTCAGTCTGTtgcctttttttcttttttcccgATTCTTCTGCTTTCAATTTGCTTATCGTAAagttcatattatttaatttgctcttataataaaaaacagaaaCATCACCACGAGGTACCTGTAAAACTGCTTGTAAATCGTATACAGATACAATCaggtttttgttttcttttaggGCTATTTTATCTCGCTTTTTTTCTTCCCTGGATAAAACCTTGTCCACTAAATGttcatcatatttttttttgagcaACAGTTTACTTTCGGGAACTGCATTTTCATAAGCTACACATAATTCACATCTGTCTTTTTTTGGCACAAAAAATCCTAAATTAAATTCACCGTTAAAAATACGACTGTACATTACGTAGTTTCCAAAGTTGCGTCCATCTTGTTTACATTCATTCACATAATCTCTATGTAAGTCAGATATAGTCTTTCCTCCATCAATGTATTCTCGTGTTGTTTGTGCTCTTAAATAATGACTTTCAATTTTCGGTATACGTTTTATATGATTTCTTATATCATTTTTTATAGTGTCACCTACAGTATAATGTTTACCGTGTTTCCCTCTTTCATCTTCTTTCAAAAATCCTCCAGTAGATTTCTCTGTTACAGTTCTaattgttctatcattaatatccaatgtatttttaaacattgttttgcaAACCCTTTTTAATGAACCTTCAACCTCAAAGTAAAATGCATAGTTGATTTTTCGATTTTTCTGTGCTTTGGTAGACCGAAACTTTATCTCTATCTGTTGTATGTGTTTGTGAATGAATAGTCTCTGTTTCTCTAAATCTTTCAAAGCCCAATAAGAATCAAAGATTTGAATTCTTATTTCATCGGTAAGAAAATAGCTGCATTTAAGTCTACAACCTTCTCCACAACTTGGTTTCatttgtttcttagaaatattTCGTCCGGACTTCGTTTGATAGGGTAATCCAGAGTTTCGTAAAACTTTTGTTATATTCTGCTTCCATTGTGCCTCTCCACGGCGTCTCTTACGTGTATTGAAATTTCCCTGTACTACGGTCTCGTTTGGTATTGGAGAATGAATactatttaagttaatttcttTGGAAGTTGAAGGCAAGCATTCATTGTTGTCttgatttgtttgtttattaagtGACAATAGTACAGAGGTAGATGTTGGAGAATTTCTATTAGACGAAGGAGTATCAGAAGAGGATGAACTAGATGAAGATGAACTAGATGAGGATGAACTAGACGAAGAGGAATTTGTAGATGAAGTACTAGATGATCGCTGACGAGAAACTACTAAATTCTTGCTACGCTTTTTGGAAGACAATTTATAATCACGATCTTTAACAGAATCGTCTGTTTCTTCACCCGTAGATTCGGGTTCTTGCAAATTACAGTCTTCATTCTCTATTCTATTACATTCTACCTGTAAGTTGGGAATGTGTGTAGTAGGTTCATTTATATGATATGTATTCTCTTTATTTGACGTGTCACAATTTTCTTCTACATCTTTTGGTTGCGTATCTTCCGCCACAATAGACAAGTCATCAGTTACTGTGTTATGATGGTCATTGGGTTCCAGACATAATGACAATATTTTTCTGGATCTGGACATAGTTACAAGTGACACCGCCAAACCGAATAACACCTGAGAACAAGATGAACAACACAAttagttaaaaacaattaaatacctacctaaacattttttaaggttttaaactaaaaaaaaaacaacaatgtGGCCTCagggaattaaaaaaaaacattatgcGTAAACAGtacctaaaataattttatactatcactatacgataattttaaattaataaatctatcactttattaataatcatagTCAAAAACACGAGCATAATTGAAGACAAATCAGTTTTCTTGCTGAcacatagttttattttcagtcgttttatttatgaataaagtcAAAATTCAACATAATTCAgatttattatctaataaaacatattgtgCCATCATCCCGATCACATATACTGTCATACATTAGTACAGGTCAGTATTAGTGATAAACAgacatgtttaataatataatttcaatcaCGTATACCGTCGTAACTCTGCATAGGTCAGTATTAGTGATTAACAAATGTGTAAATTGAATTGTTTCAATCCCGTATACCGTCGTTACTCTGCATAGGTCAGTATTAGTGATAAACAaacatgtttaataatataatttcaatcaCGTATACCGCCATAACTCTGCATAGGTCATTATTAGTGATTAACAAATGTGTAAATTGAATTGTTTCAATCACGTATACTGGCATAACTCGACAAGCATCAGTTTAGTtgcaaaaaagaaaataaaatgttacttaCCTCGTTTACAAAGACTGTCTTGATTCGACACAATTCACTTTTACTGAACAACGCCCGTATGACCACCTCGCGCAAGTCGTAACATGACACTGTTTATGTTCGCCGCGGCACAACTTTCGGTAAACAATAGAACGTCACAAGTGCCATCTAGGGACAAATAATTGAACTACGTCTATGACGATTTATGAGCATGAAgtatgtgttattctgataCGAATGGTACAATTAAAGTCATTTGACATTTTATCGAGTTATGACGTTATTTGAGCGGATGTGCGATATGTAATCTATAATGTAGGATAAAATACTCACTATTTGTCAATGCTATAGAATGGTAAGAACCACAAGCTatctgtattaaattttttgtagctagtaatttaataattttaggtTTATCTTGAGCATGTGCCCCTAGATTACTACCTAATTGGCCCATACTGTCAGAACCCCAACTAAAAGGTTGACCCCATTCATCAATTGCCATTGAATGCTGCAGTCCACATGCTATTGCTGATAAATTGCAACCTTTAAATGTTTCTACAAGAGCTGGAATAGAAAGCaatgattaaattttattttcaacattattaaaaataaaaataaaaaacaataacatgAGAGGATATGGTAAATCATCCAAAACACAACAACCTGGATATTTTCCATCATCATCCTTTGTATGCCGCCCCAACTGGCCAACATCATTGTTGCCACATGAATACAGATGGCCAATGTTGGTCAAGTATAATGAATGGAACTCTCCAGCTGCTACTGATTGTACATGACCACTCTCCTTCCATTTCGAAATTGTTGGCTTTATGATCTGTAGTATTCAAATAAGCAGTAAAGGTAAGGTTTTCTGAGTGACTATAAAAATCTAGAAAGATCTTTAgataaacaacaaaaatatattatgcaaaattattaaaatacgcaatattgaaaatattatgtgaaATACACAATGACGCTTACCAAATCAAGATTTTCAGACCCATCAATACATAATTCGTGATGTGTTGCGTTCCCccaacaaaacatttttagtaaaataacagtatatgaatttgaaaactaaaaattattccAACTATATTATAACCTTAAGAAATACCCTgtttaaactgttt harbors:
- the LOC125053063 gene encoding uncharacterized protein LOC125053063 is translated as MSRSRKILSLCLEPNDHHNTVTDDLSIVAEDTQPKDVEENCDTSNKENTYHINEPTTHIPNLQVECNRIENEDCNLQEPESTGEETDDSVKDRDYKLSSKKRSKNLVVSRQRSSSTSSTNSSSSSSSSSSSSSSSSSSSDTPSSNRNSPTSTSVLLSLNKQTNQDNNECLPSTSKEINLNSIHSPIPNETVVQGNFNTRKRRRGEAQWKQNITKVLRNSGLPYQTKSGRNISKKQMKPSCGEGCRLKCSYFLTDEIRIQIFDSYWALKDLEKQRLFIHKHIQQIEIKFRSTKAQKNRKINYAFYFEVEGSLKRVCKTMFKNTLDINDRTIRTVTEKSTGGFLKEDERGKHGKHYTVGDTIKNDIRNHIKRIPKIESHYLRAQTTREYIDGGKTISDLHRDYVNECKQDGRNFGNYVMYSRIFNGEFNLGFFVPKKDRCELCVAYENAVPESKLLLKKKYDEHLVDKVLSREEKKRDKIALKENKNLIVSVYDLQAVLQVPRGDVSVFYYKSKLNNMNFTISKLKAEESGKKKKRQQTEDDSYNGDTIVNNSITDCYFWHEGQGNRGSDEIGSCLLKYIEKELHDYEGDQLADIVFYSDNCCGQNKNKFIVGLYMYAILKFSNLNSITHKFLIAGHTQNEGDAIHSVIEKQIKRSLKTGPIYVPSQYVQIIKEAKKTGEPLRVNELSHTDFINLKRLVSDLGITTLNKLKISEVKMMMITKAAPNILKYKTSYTDIEWSETNLLSRNKKIIVPDLKQVYAAKIEIKERKKNDLMTLLLNNHIPSFYANFYNSL